One window of Thalassovita mediterranea genomic DNA carries:
- a CDS encoding electron transfer flavoprotein-ubiquinone oxidoreductase: MTEAVERESMEFDLVIVGGGPAGLSAAIRAKQLANEAGEELEVVVLEKGGEIGAHILSGVVLDPKALDELIPDWRDRDNKPIYTEVTADKYKLLGPKGSMGMPTFGFPPFMHNHGCFTGSLANVTRWLGEEAENLGVQVFPGFAASDVVYGENGEVKGVVAGVMGIAADGSHKGDYEPGMELLGKYVLFAEGARGSLTKQVKAKYDLEADCDPQKYGIGLKEVWSVPADHPEFSAGYVQHTFGWPVQDKDGNGGGFLYHFSEGGENYVSVGYVVHLNYKNPWLSPYQEFQRYKHHQDISKFLEGGKRVAYGARAITSGGVQSVPKLAFPGGALIGCSAGFVNLPRIKGSHNAMKTGMLAAEAAVEAVREGRQSDTLDAYETAYKDSWVYKDLSQVRNSKPLISRYGTLAGAVLAMPDMWLRYLFGFGYLPTLSHKKADHEYLKPADQCRKIEYPKPDGKLSFDKLTNVSFTNTNHAEDQPVHLIVKDMELQKRSEHDVFAGPSERYCPAGVYEWVEEDGKEPRFQINAQNCIHCKTCDIKDPNQNINWVTPEGGGGPAYPNT; this comes from the coding sequence ATGACCGAAGCGGTGGAACGCGAATCCATGGAATTCGACCTCGTGATCGTTGGCGGTGGGCCTGCAGGCCTGTCAGCTGCGATCCGGGCGAAACAGCTGGCCAATGAAGCAGGCGAAGAGCTTGAAGTCGTCGTGCTGGAAAAAGGCGGCGAGATTGGCGCACACATCCTTTCCGGCGTGGTGCTCGATCCAAAAGCCCTTGATGAGCTGATCCCTGACTGGCGCGACCGCGACAACAAGCCGATCTATACCGAAGTCACTGCCGACAAGTACAAGCTGCTCGGCCCGAAAGGCTCCATGGGTATGCCGACCTTCGGCTTCCCGCCTTTCATGCACAATCATGGCTGCTTCACCGGCTCACTCGCGAACGTGACCCGCTGGCTGGGTGAAGAAGCCGAAAACCTTGGCGTTCAGGTCTTCCCGGGCTTTGCAGCGTCCGACGTCGTCTACGGCGAGAATGGCGAAGTCAAAGGTGTCGTCGCCGGCGTCATGGGCATTGCAGCAGATGGCAGCCACAAGGGCGACTATGAGCCAGGCATGGAGCTGCTTGGCAAATACGTCCTCTTCGCAGAGGGTGCCCGCGGTTCGCTGACCAAGCAGGTCAAGGCGAAGTACGACCTCGAAGCCGATTGCGACCCGCAGAAATACGGCATTGGCCTGAAAGAGGTCTGGTCCGTCCCGGCAGATCATCCTGAATTCAGCGCGGGCTATGTGCAGCATACCTTTGGCTGGCCGGTTCAGGACAAGGACGGCAATGGCGGCGGCTTCCTCTACCACTTCTCCGAAGGCGGTGAGAACTATGTCTCCGTCGGCTATGTGGTCCACCTGAACTACAAGAACCCGTGGCTCTCTCCGTATCAGGAGTTCCAGCGCTACAAGCACCATCAGGACATCAGCAAATTCCTCGAAGGCGGCAAGCGCGTGGCTTACGGCGCCCGTGCGATCACTTCTGGCGGCGTGCAGTCCGTGCCAAAGCTCGCCTTCCCGGGCGGCGCACTGATCGGCTGTTCTGCCGGTTTCGTGAACCTGCCGCGCATCAAGGGCTCTCACAATGCGATGAAGACAGGCATGCTGGCAGCTGAGGCCGCCGTCGAGGCCGTGCGCGAAGGTCGCCAGAGCGACACGCTGGACGCCTATGAGACCGCCTACAAGGACAGCTGGGTCTACAAGGACCTGTCGCAGGTTCGCAATTCCAAGCCGCTGATCAGCCGATATGGCACGCTCGCAGGCGCCGTGCTGGCCATGCCGGACATGTGGCTGCGCTACCTTTTCGGCTTTGGCTACCTGCCAACGCTCAGCCACAAGAAGGCTGACCATGAGTATCTGAAGCCTGCCGACCAGTGCCGGAAGATCGAATACCCGAAACCGGACGGCAAGCTCAGCTTCGACAAGCTGACCAATGTCTCCTTCACCAACACCAACCATGCTGAAGACCAGCCGGTGCACCTGATCGTGAAGGATATGGAGCTGCAGAAGCGTTCAGAGCATGACGTGTTCGCAGGCCCGTCCGAGCGCTACTGCCCGGCCGGTGTCTATGAGTGGGTTGAGGAAGACGGCAAGGAGCCGCGCTTCCAGATCAACGCGCAGAACTGCATTCACTGCAAGACATGCGATATCAAGGACCCGAACCAGAACATCAACTGGGTCACGCCTGAAGGCGGCGGCGGTCCGGCCTATCCGAACACGTAA
- a CDS encoding uracil-DNA glycosylase, translated as MSQTEQIQALEALRAWWAEMGVEADEAEIRALTKAARARPDAGPAPAQTRALRRIPKEKGHEDWVEEARNLAKAASSFAELKAAIEGFDGCLLKEAARTAACFDGVEGAPVMVIGEGPGAEEDKQGLPFVGRAGQLLDRMLGAIGLSRATNTFITNVNYWRPPGNRNPTDDELALCRPFVDRMVELGQPKLIIAAGGVSAKSLLNASIGIMKLRGTEQTFETPGGYSGPLFPIFHPAFLLRRPEEKSRAWRDLLQIQERLEGLG; from the coding sequence ATGTCTCAGACGGAACAAATTCAGGCGCTTGAGGCGCTGCGCGCCTGGTGGGCGGAGATGGGTGTGGAGGCCGATGAGGCAGAGATCCGCGCCCTGACCAAGGCTGCGCGCGCAAGACCTGACGCAGGGCCTGCCCCTGCGCAGACACGTGCCTTGCGCCGCATTCCGAAAGAGAAAGGCCATGAGGACTGGGTCGAGGAAGCGCGTAACCTTGCGAAAGCCGCGTCCAGCTTTGCCGAACTCAAGGCGGCCATTGAGGGATTTGATGGCTGCCTGCTCAAAGAGGCAGCGCGAACCGCTGCCTGCTTCGATGGGGTTGAGGGTGCCCCCGTCATGGTGATTGGCGAAGGCCCGGGCGCCGAAGAGGACAAGCAAGGCCTGCCATTCGTCGGGCGAGCGGGTCAGCTGCTGGACAGGATGCTTGGCGCAATCGGCCTGTCGCGCGCGACGAACACATTCATCACCAACGTCAATTACTGGCGCCCACCCGGCAATCGGAACCCGACCGATGATGAACTGGCGCTGTGCCGTCCGTTCGTCGACCGGATGGTGGAGCTTGGCCAGCCAAAGCTGATCATCGCGGCCGGCGGTGTGTCTGCAAAGTCGCTGCTCAATGCCTCCATCGGCATCATGAAGCTGCGCGGCACCGAACAGACATTCGAGACGCCCGGTGGCTATTCAGGCCCCCTCTTCCCGATCTTCCATCCAGCCTTCCTGCTGCGCCGCCCTGAAGAAAAGAGCCGCGCCTGGCGAGACTTGCTGCAGATACAGGAACGGCTTGAGGGGCTGGGCTAG
- a CDS encoding hemerythrin domain-containing protein, translating into MSTIYETLKKDHDKHREMLDLIASTSGDNEMRRDVWDKFYHDVSAHAAAEEETFYSKLIATEDGQPEGRHSVAEHKELDDLMEELNDTDMSSPAWLTKFKKLKDRYEHHMEEEENDVFPVAKETVGKDGNEKLGAAFKKRKADEIELVEEKAEEKLEE; encoded by the coding sequence ATGTCCACGATCTACGAGACACTGAAGAAAGACCACGACAAGCACCGCGAGATGCTCGACCTCATCGCCAGCACGAGCGGCGACAATGAGATGCGCCGCGACGTCTGGGACAAGTTCTACCACGATGTCAGCGCGCACGCCGCAGCCGAGGAAGAGACCTTCTATTCCAAGCTCATCGCCACAGAAGACGGCCAGCCGGAAGGGCGCCACTCTGTTGCCGAGCACAAGGAGCTCGACGATTTGATGGAAGAGCTGAACGACACTGACATGTCCTCACCTGCCTGGCTCACCAAGTTCAAGAAGCTCAAGGACCGTTACGAGCACCATATGGAAGAGGAAGAAAACGACGTCTTCCCGGTCGCGAAAGAAACTGTCGGCAAGGACGGGAACGAAAAACTGGGAGCTGCGTTCAAGAAGCGTAAGGCAGACGAAATTGAGCTTGTCGAGGAAAAAGCCGAAGAGAAGCTCGAAGAGTAG
- a CDS encoding TIGR04283 family arsenosugar biosynthesis glycosyltransferase, producing the protein MPAPLSVIIPTLNAAGELPQCLASLMPGAEAGLIREVLLSDGGSTDATAEIADAAGASMIESEPGRGKQLAAGAEAARGEWLLFLHADTALTRDWVERARDHMENAAGKAAYFTLAFRSDHPMAKHVAARANQRAKLLGLPYGDQGLLLPRSLYEEVGGYQDLPLMEDVALVRAIGKRRLHMLSAEARTSAAKYERDGWRKRSWKNAWLTTRYLLGASPEKLAAAYR; encoded by the coding sequence ATGCCAGCGCCTCTGTCCGTCATCATCCCGACCCTCAACGCCGCCGGTGAATTACCCCAATGCCTGGCGAGCCTGATGCCGGGCGCCGAGGCGGGCCTTATCCGCGAAGTCCTGTTGAGCGATGGCGGCTCCACCGATGCCACCGCAGAGATCGCCGACGCCGCTGGCGCATCAATGATTGAGAGCGAACCGGGACGCGGCAAGCAGCTGGCCGCTGGCGCAGAAGCCGCCCGAGGCGAGTGGCTCCTTTTCCTGCATGCCGATACCGCGTTGACCCGCGACTGGGTAGAGCGCGCGCGCGACCATATGGAGAATGCGGCGGGCAAAGCGGCCTATTTCACCCTCGCCTTCCGGTCTGATCATCCAATGGCGAAGCATGTCGCTGCGCGGGCCAACCAGCGCGCGAAACTGCTTGGCCTGCCCTATGGCGATCAGGGCCTGCTTCTGCCCCGCAGCCTGTATGAAGAGGTGGGCGGTTATCAGGACCTGCCTCTTATGGAAGATGTCGCGCTGGTGCGGGCGATTGGAAAGCGCAGGCTCCACATGCTCTCGGCCGAGGCGCGGACATCCGCCGCCAAGTATGAGCGTGATGGCTGGCGCAAGCGCAGCTGGAAGAATGCCTGGCTGACCACACGTTACCTGCTTGGCGCCAGTCCGGAAAAGCTGGCAGCCGCCTATCGCTGA